A single genomic interval of Agarivorans aestuarii harbors:
- the carA gene encoding glutamine-hydrolyzing carbamoyl-phosphate synthase small subunit, giving the protein MSKSALLVLEDGTVFRGTAIGANGSAVGEVVFNTSMTGYQEILTDPSYARQIVTLTYPHIGNYGTTPEDEESNAIHACGLVIRDLPLVASNFRSQQSLSEYLEARNVVGIADIDTRKLTRILREKGAQAGCIVAGEDLDEAQALAEAKAFPGLKGMDLAKEVTTVDTYAWAQGSWDLKAGLPADSEDSKFHVVAYDFGVKRNILRMLVDRGCKLTVVPAKTSAEDVLALNPDGIFLSNGPGDPEPCDYAIAATKTFLETDIPVFGICLGHQILALASGAKTVKMKFGHHGGNHPVKDIKHDRVMITAQNHGFAVDEKTLPDNLTMTHFSLFDQSLQGIHRTDKPAFSFQGHPEASPGPHDAAPLFDHFIELIEQRLNGQA; this is encoded by the coding sequence TTGAGCAAATCAGCGCTGCTGGTATTAGAAGACGGTACCGTGTTCCGTGGAACCGCAATCGGAGCCAATGGTTCTGCCGTTGGAGAAGTTGTTTTTAATACTTCGATGACTGGATACCAAGAAATTTTAACTGACCCCTCATATGCTCGCCAAATTGTCACCCTCACTTACCCCCATATCGGAAACTACGGAACCACCCCTGAAGATGAAGAATCGAATGCTATCCACGCTTGTGGTCTAGTTATTCGTGATTTGCCTTTAGTGGCGAGTAACTTCCGTAGCCAACAAAGCTTAAGTGAATATTTGGAAGCAAGAAACGTAGTAGGTATTGCGGATATAGACACTCGTAAGCTAACTCGTATTCTTCGTGAAAAAGGTGCACAAGCGGGTTGTATTGTAGCGGGTGAAGATTTAGATGAAGCACAAGCTTTAGCTGAAGCGAAAGCCTTCCCTGGATTAAAAGGGATGGATCTCGCCAAAGAAGTTACCACGGTTGATACTTACGCTTGGGCACAGGGCTCTTGGGATCTTAAAGCTGGGCTTCCCGCCGATAGCGAAGACAGTAAGTTTCACGTAGTTGCTTATGATTTTGGTGTAAAACGCAATATTTTGCGTATGTTAGTGGACCGTGGCTGTAAATTAACCGTGGTTCCTGCCAAAACATCTGCTGAAGACGTGCTTGCCTTAAACCCCGATGGCATCTTCTTGTCTAATGGCCCTGGCGACCCAGAGCCATGTGATTATGCAATCGCAGCTACCAAGACCTTCCTTGAAACAGATATCCCAGTATTTGGTATTTGTTTAGGTCACCAAATTCTCGCTTTAGCCAGTGGTGCTAAAACAGTGAAGATGAAATTTGGCCATCACGGCGGTAACCATCCGGTTAAAGATATCAAACATGACCGAGTAATGATTACCGCGCAAAACCATGGTTTTGCGGTAGATGAAAAAACCTTACCAGACAATCTAACAATGACGCACTTCTCGTTGTTCGATCAAAGTTTACAAGGTATTCATCGCACCGATAAACCGGCGTTTAGCTTCCAAGGTCACCCTGAAGCAAGCCCTGGTCCGCATGATGCGGCGCCATTGTTTGACCATTTCATTGAATTAATTGAGCAGCGCCTTAACGGCCAAGCGTAG